A window from Rhinolophus sinicus isolate RSC01 linkage group LG01, ASM3656204v1, whole genome shotgun sequence encodes these proteins:
- the PLCD4 gene encoding 1-phosphatidylinositol 4,5-bisphosphate phosphodiesterase delta-4 isoform X2 codes for MASSLQGRLPINEDVLLMQKGTLMRKVRSKSWKKLRYFRLQEDGMTVWHARQAGGRAKPSFSISDVETVREGHESELLRSLAEEFPLEQGFTIVFHGRRSNLDLVAHSVEEAQMWMQGLQLLVDFVTNMDQQERLDQWLSDWFQRGDKNQDGRMSFREVQRLLHMMNVEMEQEYAFQLFQAADMSQSDTLEGEEFIEFYKALTKRAEVQELFETFSADGQKLTLLEFVDFLQEEQKEGDHASDLALELIDRYEPSESGKLRHVLSMDGFLSYLSSKDGDIFNPTCLPIYQDMTQPLNHYYINSSHNTYLVGDQLCGQSSVEGYIRALKRGCRCVEVDIWDGPSGEPIVYHGHTLTSRILFKEVVAAVAQYAFQTSDYPVILSLEIHCSWEQQEIIAQHLTEILGEQLLSSTLDGLLPTQLPSPEELRRKILVKGKKLRTLEEDLEEEEEEELESELEREQEPGLELEAPTEPESPELSPRTKDKKEKKSTPILCPSLSALVVYMKTVSFHNFTHSREHYRFYELSSFSETKARRLIKEAGNEFVQHNAWQLSRVYPSGLRTDSSNYNPQELWNAGCQMVAMNVQTAGLEMDICDGLFRQNGGCGYVLKPDFLRDTQSSFHPERPISPFKARTLLVQVISGQQLPKVDKTKEGCIVDPLVRVEVFGIRPDTTRQETSYVENNGFNPYWGQTLCFRVLVPELALLRFVVKDYNWRSRNDFVGQYTLPWTCMQQGYRHIHLLSKDGTRLHPASIFVHLCIREGLDGDES; via the exons ATGGCGTCCTCACTGCAAGGCC GGCTGCCCATCAATGAAGACGTGCTGCTCATGCAGAAAGGCACACTGATGCGGAAGGTGAGGTCCAAAAGCTGGAAGAAGCTAAGATACTTCAGACTTCAGGAAGATGGCATGACAGTCTGGCATGCCCGGCAGGCGGGAGGCAGAGCCAAGCCCAGCT TCTCAATCTCTGATGTGGAAACAGTGCGTGAGGGCCATGAGTCCGAGTTGCTACGCAGCCTGGCCGAGGAGTTTCCGCTGGAGCAGGGCTTCACCATCGTCTTCCACGGCCGCCGCTCCAACCTGGACCTGGTGGCCCACAGTGTGGAGGAGGCCCAGATGTGGATGCAGGGGCTCCAGCTATTGGTGGACTTTGTCACGAACATGGACCAACAGGAGCGGCTGGACCA ATGGTTGAGTGACTGGTTCCAGCGTGGAGATAAAAACCAGGATGGTCGGATGAGTTTCCGAGAGGTGCAGCGGTTACTACACATGATGAATGTGGAGATGGAACAAGAATATGCCTTTCAGCTTTTTCAG GCAGCAGACATGTCTCAGTCTGACACTCTGGAGGGAGAAGAATTTATAGAGTTCTATAAGGCACTGACTAAGCGTGCTGAAGTGCAGGAACTGTTTGAAACTTTTTCGGCTGATGGGCAGAAGCTGACCCTGTTGGAATTCGTGGATTTCCTCCAAGAGGAGCAGAAAGAAGGAGACCACGCTTCTGACCTTGCTCTGGAACTCATCGACCGCTATGAgccttcagaaagtg GCAAGCTGCGGCATGTACTGAGCATGGATGGCTTCCTTAGCTACCTCAGCTCGAAGGACGGAGATATCTTCAACCCAACCTGCCTCCCCATCTACCAGGATATGACTCAACCCCTCAACCACTACTACATCAACTCCTCTCACAACACGTACCTGGTTGGGGACCAGCTCTGTGGCCAGAGCAGTGTCGAGGGATATATAAG GGCCCTGAAGCGAGGGTGCCGCTGCGTGGAGGTGGATATATGGGATGGACCTAGTGGGGAACCTATCGTCTATCATGGACACACCCTGACCTCCCGTATCCTATTTAAAGAAGTCGTGGCCGCTGTAGCACAGTATGCCTTCCAG ACATCAGACTATCCGGTCATCTTGTCCCTGGAGATCCACTGTAGCTGGGAGCAGCAGGAGATCATAGCACAGCATCTGACCGAGATCCTGGGGGAGCAGCTGCTGAGCTCCACCTTGGATGGGCTGCTGCCCACTCAGCTGCCCTCGCCGGAG GAGCTTCGGAGGAAGATCCTGGTGAAGGGGAAGAAGTTAAGGACGCTTGAAGAAGatctggaggaagaagaggaggaagagctggAGTCTGAACTAGAGAGGGAGCAGGAGCCTGGGCTGGAGCTGGAGGCCCCGACGGAGCCTGAGAGCCCGGAGCTGAGCCCTCGCACTAAGGACAAAAAGGAGAAG AAATCCACGCCCATCCTGTGTCCATCCCTCTCTGCCCTGGTTGTCTACATGAAGACGGTCTCATTCCACAACTTCACTCATTCAAGGGAGCACTACCGCTTCTATGAGTTGTCATCTTTCTCTGAAACCAAAGCCAGGCGCCTCATCAAGGAGGCTG GCAATGAGTTTGTGCAGCACAACGCCTGGCAGTTAAGCCGTGTGTATCCCAGTGGTCTGAGGACAGATTCATCCAACTACAATCCCCAGGAACTCTGGAATGCAGGCTGCCAGATGG TGGCTATGAATGTGCAGACTGCGGGGCTTGAGATGGACATCTGTGATGGGCTCTTCCGCCAGAACGGTGGCTGTGGCTATGTGCTGAAGCCAGACTTCCTACGGGATACCCAGAGTTCCTTCCATCCCGAGAGGCCCATCAGCCCTTTCAAAGCCCGGACCCTCCTAGTCCAG GTGATCAGTGGCCAGCAACTCCCCAAAGTGGACAAGACCAAAGAGGGGTGCATTGTGGATCCCCTGGTGAGAGTGGAGGTCTTTGGCATCCGCCCAGACACAACTCGGCAAGAGACCAGCTACGTGGAGAACAATG GTTTTAATCCGTACTGGGGGCAGACGCTGTGCTTCCGGGTCCTGGTGCCTGAACTGGCCCTGCTGCGTTTTGTGGTAAAGGATTACAACTGGAGGTCCCGAAATGACTTTGTGGGCCAGTACACCCTGCCTTGGACCTGCATGCAACAAG GTTACCGCCACATACACCTGCTCTCCAAAGATGGCACCAGACTCCATCCAGCCTCCATCTTCGTACACCTCTGCATCCGGGAAGGGCTGGATGGGGATGAATCCTAA
- the PLCD4 gene encoding 1-phosphatidylinositol 4,5-bisphosphate phosphodiesterase delta-4 isoform X1, with protein sequence MASSLQGRLPINEDVLLMQKGTLMRKVRSKSWKKLRYFRLQEDGMTVWHARQAGGRAKPSFSISDVETVREGHESELLRSLAEEFPLEQGFTIVFHGRRSNLDLVAHSVEEAQMWMQGLQLLVDFVTNMDQQERLDQPGWLSDWFQRGDKNQDGRMSFREVQRLLHMMNVEMEQEYAFQLFQAADMSQSDTLEGEEFIEFYKALTKRAEVQELFETFSADGQKLTLLEFVDFLQEEQKEGDHASDLALELIDRYEPSESGKLRHVLSMDGFLSYLSSKDGDIFNPTCLPIYQDMTQPLNHYYINSSHNTYLVGDQLCGQSSVEGYIRALKRGCRCVEVDIWDGPSGEPIVYHGHTLTSRILFKEVVAAVAQYAFQTSDYPVILSLEIHCSWEQQEIIAQHLTEILGEQLLSSTLDGLLPTQLPSPEELRRKILVKGKKLRTLEEDLEEEEEEELESELEREQEPGLELEAPTEPESPELSPRTKDKKEKKSTPILCPSLSALVVYMKTVSFHNFTHSREHYRFYELSSFSETKARRLIKEAGNEFVQHNAWQLSRVYPSGLRTDSSNYNPQELWNAGCQMVAMNVQTAGLEMDICDGLFRQNGGCGYVLKPDFLRDTQSSFHPERPISPFKARTLLVQVISGQQLPKVDKTKEGCIVDPLVRVEVFGIRPDTTRQETSYVENNGFNPYWGQTLCFRVLVPELALLRFVVKDYNWRSRNDFVGQYTLPWTCMQQGYRHIHLLSKDGTRLHPASIFVHLCIREGLDGDES encoded by the exons ATGGCGTCCTCACTGCAAGGCC GGCTGCCCATCAATGAAGACGTGCTGCTCATGCAGAAAGGCACACTGATGCGGAAGGTGAGGTCCAAAAGCTGGAAGAAGCTAAGATACTTCAGACTTCAGGAAGATGGCATGACAGTCTGGCATGCCCGGCAGGCGGGAGGCAGAGCCAAGCCCAGCT TCTCAATCTCTGATGTGGAAACAGTGCGTGAGGGCCATGAGTCCGAGTTGCTACGCAGCCTGGCCGAGGAGTTTCCGCTGGAGCAGGGCTTCACCATCGTCTTCCACGGCCGCCGCTCCAACCTGGACCTGGTGGCCCACAGTGTGGAGGAGGCCCAGATGTGGATGCAGGGGCTCCAGCTATTGGTGGACTTTGTCACGAACATGGACCAACAGGAGCGGCTGGACCA ACCTGGATGGTTGAGTGACTGGTTCCAGCGTGGAGATAAAAACCAGGATGGTCGGATGAGTTTCCGAGAGGTGCAGCGGTTACTACACATGATGAATGTGGAGATGGAACAAGAATATGCCTTTCAGCTTTTTCAG GCAGCAGACATGTCTCAGTCTGACACTCTGGAGGGAGAAGAATTTATAGAGTTCTATAAGGCACTGACTAAGCGTGCTGAAGTGCAGGAACTGTTTGAAACTTTTTCGGCTGATGGGCAGAAGCTGACCCTGTTGGAATTCGTGGATTTCCTCCAAGAGGAGCAGAAAGAAGGAGACCACGCTTCTGACCTTGCTCTGGAACTCATCGACCGCTATGAgccttcagaaagtg GCAAGCTGCGGCATGTACTGAGCATGGATGGCTTCCTTAGCTACCTCAGCTCGAAGGACGGAGATATCTTCAACCCAACCTGCCTCCCCATCTACCAGGATATGACTCAACCCCTCAACCACTACTACATCAACTCCTCTCACAACACGTACCTGGTTGGGGACCAGCTCTGTGGCCAGAGCAGTGTCGAGGGATATATAAG GGCCCTGAAGCGAGGGTGCCGCTGCGTGGAGGTGGATATATGGGATGGACCTAGTGGGGAACCTATCGTCTATCATGGACACACCCTGACCTCCCGTATCCTATTTAAAGAAGTCGTGGCCGCTGTAGCACAGTATGCCTTCCAG ACATCAGACTATCCGGTCATCTTGTCCCTGGAGATCCACTGTAGCTGGGAGCAGCAGGAGATCATAGCACAGCATCTGACCGAGATCCTGGGGGAGCAGCTGCTGAGCTCCACCTTGGATGGGCTGCTGCCCACTCAGCTGCCCTCGCCGGAG GAGCTTCGGAGGAAGATCCTGGTGAAGGGGAAGAAGTTAAGGACGCTTGAAGAAGatctggaggaagaagaggaggaagagctggAGTCTGAACTAGAGAGGGAGCAGGAGCCTGGGCTGGAGCTGGAGGCCCCGACGGAGCCTGAGAGCCCGGAGCTGAGCCCTCGCACTAAGGACAAAAAGGAGAAG AAATCCACGCCCATCCTGTGTCCATCCCTCTCTGCCCTGGTTGTCTACATGAAGACGGTCTCATTCCACAACTTCACTCATTCAAGGGAGCACTACCGCTTCTATGAGTTGTCATCTTTCTCTGAAACCAAAGCCAGGCGCCTCATCAAGGAGGCTG GCAATGAGTTTGTGCAGCACAACGCCTGGCAGTTAAGCCGTGTGTATCCCAGTGGTCTGAGGACAGATTCATCCAACTACAATCCCCAGGAACTCTGGAATGCAGGCTGCCAGATGG TGGCTATGAATGTGCAGACTGCGGGGCTTGAGATGGACATCTGTGATGGGCTCTTCCGCCAGAACGGTGGCTGTGGCTATGTGCTGAAGCCAGACTTCCTACGGGATACCCAGAGTTCCTTCCATCCCGAGAGGCCCATCAGCCCTTTCAAAGCCCGGACCCTCCTAGTCCAG GTGATCAGTGGCCAGCAACTCCCCAAAGTGGACAAGACCAAAGAGGGGTGCATTGTGGATCCCCTGGTGAGAGTGGAGGTCTTTGGCATCCGCCCAGACACAACTCGGCAAGAGACCAGCTACGTGGAGAACAATG GTTTTAATCCGTACTGGGGGCAGACGCTGTGCTTCCGGGTCCTGGTGCCTGAACTGGCCCTGCTGCGTTTTGTGGTAAAGGATTACAACTGGAGGTCCCGAAATGACTTTGTGGGCCAGTACACCCTGCCTTGGACCTGCATGCAACAAG GTTACCGCCACATACACCTGCTCTCCAAAGATGGCACCAGACTCCATCCAGCCTCCATCTTCGTACACCTCTGCATCCGGGAAGGGCTGGATGGGGATGAATCCTAA